DNA from Candidatus Thorarchaeota archaeon:
CTTGTGGCTCGCAAAGGGGTGGTTTAGGTCTTATACAACAACGCCGAAGGGATATTGAAAGATTTCGTTCTGTTACCCGGAGGCTGCAGATTCTAGATGGAGCAGAGGTCGATATTCTTTCTGATGGGGAATTGGCCGAGGTTGCTGGAGGCAGAGAACAATT
Protein-coding regions in this window:
- a CDS encoding PHP domain-containing protein, with amino-acid sequence MPGQRYDLHIHSEYSDASSSIEEIVTKSKERRLTIIAVTDHFWPSCGSQRGGLGLIQQRRRDIERFRSVTRRLQILDGAEVDILSDGELAEVAGGREQ